Proteins from one bacterium genomic window:
- a CDS encoding PIN domain-containing protein, with protein sequence MGKLILPPSEYVYVDANTVIYSVEKIDPYWTILQPLWYGAQQGQFLIISSEIIMLEILVKPLKESDTVLESCFREFLTASQEVQLIPITLSILEQSASLRAKMGLKAPDAIHAATALTKGKIVFVTNDPSFKRVPDLSVIVLQEMVS encoded by the coding sequence AATATGTGTATGTCGACGCGAATACAGTGATTTATAGTGTGGAAAAAATTGATCCCTATTGGACAATATTACAACCCCTCTGGTATGGTGCACAACAGGGACAATTTTTGATCATCAGTAGTGAAATCATCATGTTAGAAATCTTAGTGAAGCCACTGAAAGAATCCGATACCGTGTTAGAATCTTGTTTTCGAGAATTTCTTACGGCATCACAAGAAGTGCAACTGATTCCTATCACCCTGTCTATTTTGGAACAATCTGCTTCCTTAAGAGCGAAGATGGGATTGAAAGCTCCTGATGCGATTCATGCAGCAACCGCGTTAACAAAAGGTAAAATTGTCTTTGTGACAAATGATCCAAGTTTTAAACGAGTTCCTGATTTGTCAGTGATTGTGTTACAAGAGATGGTTTCATAA